In one Burkholderiales bacterium genomic region, the following are encoded:
- a CDS encoding histidine kinase: MASINQNAYPGALPNFRNLGILLRILLLVNAVCLIAAVVKSTSLEQTLQEFTAIAALAEPILILSLLVLMVGGPWLSKLPFYRGAGIVLVLELCITTLVYRLGGNFFGGGIAPLERLWFFTLLMTAALIVYFNMLSRLLSPALAESRLQALQARIRPHFLFNSINAVLSLIRSDTKRAEVALEDLCDLFRVLMADNRQLSTLEQEVDLCRRYLSLEQLRLGERLQVEWHIDNMPRDAQIPPLVLQPLLENAVYHGIEPRTEPGVININIFLRNDQVQIVLRNPYQREGTHHAGNKMAMENIRERLSLHFDVEARLTAGLRGNLYQVQIVMPYLRSEK; the protein is encoded by the coding sequence GTGGCAAGTATAAATCAAAATGCATATCCAGGCGCTTTGCCGAACTTCCGCAACCTGGGCATTCTGCTGCGGATTTTACTGTTGGTAAATGCTGTGTGCCTGATTGCCGCCGTTGTAAAAAGCACCTCGCTAGAACAAACATTACAGGAATTCACCGCCATAGCAGCACTGGCGGAGCCGATATTGATACTAAGCCTCCTGGTACTGATGGTGGGCGGTCCTTGGCTTAGCAAGCTGCCGTTTTATCGGGGAGCAGGTATTGTGCTGGTGCTGGAACTATGCATAACCACATTGGTGTACCGATTGGGCGGGAATTTTTTCGGGGGCGGGATCGCTCCACTGGAGCGTCTATGGTTCTTCACGCTGCTGATGACAGCGGCGCTGATCGTCTATTTCAACATGCTAAGCCGTCTCCTTTCGCCGGCGCTTGCCGAATCCCGTTTGCAGGCATTGCAGGCGCGCATCCGGCCCCATTTTCTGTTCAACAGCATCAATGCTGTGTTGAGCCTGATTCGAAGCGATACCAAGCGCGCCGAGGTTGCGCTTGAGGATCTCTGCGATTTATTCAGAGTCCTGATGGCGGACAATCGTCAACTCTCGACCTTGGAGCAGGAAGTGGATCTGTGCCGGCGCTATCTGAGTCTCGAGCAGTTGCGTCTCGGCGAGCGGTTGCAGGTCGAGTGGCATATTGATAACATGCCGCGCGATGCCCAGATTCCGCCGCTGGTGCTCCAGCCGCTCTTGGAAAATGCCGTGTATCACGGCATCGAACCGCGAACAGAGCCCGGCGTTATCAACATTAATATATTTCTCCGGAATGACCAGGTGCAAATCGTGCTGCGCAATCCCTACCAACGCGAGGGTACTCATCACGCCGGCAATAAAATGGCGATGGAAAATATCCGCGAGCGCTTGAGCCTGCATTTTGACGTGGAAGCAAGGCTGACTGCCGGGCTGCGGGGGAATTTGTACCAGGTGCAGATCGTCATGCCTTATTTGCGTTCGGAAAAATGA
- a CDS encoding LytTR family DNA-binding domain-containing protein: protein MTGPLRIIIADDETPARNRLRELLADCAPAVPHELVGEAANGREAVELMSRVPADLLLLDIRMPEMDGIEVARHLLSLPQMPAVIFTTAYDLYAIQAFEVNAVDYLLKPVRSERLLAALQKASQMRPPGQEQLQKLARRPRTCLSVQERGKIVLIPIGEIIFLKAEQKYVTIRTNEREYLLEESLTNLEQEFVANFIRIHRNCLVAKNSITGFEKVAEDGGDSHWEVVLKGVQEKLPVSRRQQFIVKEFAK, encoded by the coding sequence ATGACCGGCCCCTTGCGCATCATAATCGCTGACGACGAAACGCCGGCGCGCAACCGGCTGAGAGAGCTGCTGGCCGATTGCGCACCCGCCGTTCCGCACGAGTTGGTCGGGGAAGCCGCAAACGGGCGCGAAGCGGTAGAACTTATGTCGCGAGTGCCCGCGGATCTGCTGTTGCTCGATATCCGCATGCCGGAAATGGACGGCATCGAAGTAGCCCGCCATTTGCTGAGCCTGCCGCAAATGCCTGCTGTCATATTTACCACGGCATATGATCTTTACGCGATTCAGGCTTTTGAAGTGAATGCGGTCGATTATCTGTTGAAACCGGTGCGCAGCGAGCGCCTGCTGGCTGCTTTGCAAAAAGCCAGCCAAATGCGGCCTCCCGGGCAGGAACAATTGCAAAAACTCGCACGCCGGCCACGCACCTGTCTAAGCGTGCAAGAGCGCGGCAAAATCGTCCTCATTCCAATCGGCGAGATCATATTTCTAAAGGCCGAACAAAAATACGTAACGATACGAACCAATGAACGCGAGTACCTTCTTGAAGAATCGTTAACCAACCTGGAGCAAGAATTTGTTGCTAACTTTATACGCATCCACCGCAATTGCCTGGTCGCCAAGAACAGCATTACCGGTTTTGAAAAGGTTGCGGAGGATGGTGGCGACTCGCACTGGGAGGTGGTGCTCAAGGGTGTGCAGGAAAAACTGCCGGTCAGCCGCCGCCAGCAATTCATAGTAAAAGAATTCGCGAAGTAA
- the hemC gene encoding hydroxymethylbilane synthase: protein MSNSSLSATPARIVIASRESALALWQARFIQHRLNALHPQLPISISGMTSLGDRLSDVPLAKIGGKALFVKELEEALQQGAADIAVHSMKDVPMRLPPGFTVAAITEREDARDAFVSNSFPDLDALPEGSVVGTSSLRRESQLRARYPHLKVNSLRGNVETRLKKLDQGQYAAIILAVAGLKRLGLEGRVTALLTLDQSLPAAGQGALGIECLSKREDLVRLLQPLNHHQTYVCVVAERAMSRILGGSCQVPLGAYAQLQGREIYLRGFIGTPDGSHVVSAEVRGEASKAETVGEVLAKALRTKGADKILAQLEGQGT, encoded by the coding sequence TTGAGCAATTCATCGCTTAGCGCAACGCCTGCCAGAATTGTCATCGCTTCGCGCGAGAGCGCGCTCGCACTGTGGCAGGCGCGCTTCATTCAGCACAGACTCAACGCGTTGCACCCGCAGCTTCCCATCAGTATTTCCGGCATGACGAGCCTGGGCGACCGTTTGTCCGATGTTCCTCTCGCCAAAATCGGCGGCAAGGCGCTTTTCGTCAAAGAATTGGAAGAAGCGTTGCAGCAGGGAGCCGCAGACATCGCAGTGCACTCGATGAAAGACGTGCCCATGCGGTTGCCGCCCGGTTTTACCGTGGCGGCGATTACCGAGCGCGAGGATGCGCGCGATGCGTTTGTATCAAACAGCTTTCCGGACCTGGACGCGTTGCCCGAAGGTAGCGTCGTGGGAACATCCAGCCTGCGCCGGGAGAGCCAGCTGCGCGCGCGCTATCCGCACCTCAAGGTGAACTCATTGCGCGGCAACGTCGAGACTCGGCTAAAAAAGCTCGACCAGGGCCAATATGCGGCAATTATCCTAGCGGTCGCCGGATTAAAAAGATTGGGTCTGGAAGGACGCGTGACGGCGTTGTTGACTCTGGACCAAAGCCTGCCTGCGGCCGGTCAAGGCGCGCTGGGAATTGAATGTTTGAGCAAGCGCGAAGACCTTGTGCGGCTGTTGCAGCCGTTGAACCACCATCAAACCTATGTGTGCGTGGTTGCGGAACGAGCGATGAGCAGAATACTTGGCGGCAGTTGCCAGGTGCCGCTCGGGGCGTATGCCCAGCTGCAAGGCCGCGAAATATATTTGCGCGGCTTTATCGGTACGCCCGACGGCAGTCACGTGGTAAGCGCTGAAGTACGAGGTGAAGCGAGTAAAGCGGAGACAGTGGGCGAGGTATTGGCAAAAGCGCTGCGCACCAAAGGTGCAGACAAAATACTCGCGCAACTGGAAGGGCAAGGCACATGA